A region from the Cryptosporangium arvum DSM 44712 genome encodes:
- a CDS encoding carbohydrate ABC transporter permease, protein MTTPALRPGRAPGQGRSAAAFLAPFLILYVLFIVGPALYGLVMSFYDTSMVKSGLSTFAGLQNYIDALGSSDFWSSLWHTFWFTILTTPPLVILALVLALLANRINRGQWFYRLAFFLPYVLPSAVVALIFMWILSPGIGLLDTTLAKIGITAPNWLGSETWAMPALAMTTVWWTIGFNFVLYLAGLQEIPRDLYEAAALDGAGPWQQIRHVTIPLLGRTTTLVAVLQVIASLKVFDQMYIMTSGGPNYSTRSLLQYVYDESFTNYRIGYASAVSMLFFLVVLAVSIVWFRLVRSQQKET, encoded by the coding sequence ATGACCACACCCGCGCTGCGGCCCGGCCGCGCACCAGGGCAGGGGCGTTCGGCCGCTGCCTTCCTCGCCCCGTTCCTGATCCTGTACGTCCTGTTCATCGTCGGGCCCGCGCTCTACGGCCTGGTGATGAGCTTCTACGACACCAGCATGGTCAAGTCCGGCCTTTCGACCTTCGCCGGCCTGCAGAACTACATCGACGCGCTGGGCAGCTCCGACTTCTGGTCGTCGCTGTGGCACACGTTCTGGTTCACGATCCTCACCACGCCGCCGCTGGTGATCCTCGCGCTGGTGCTGGCCCTGCTGGCCAACCGCATCAACCGCGGCCAGTGGTTCTACCGCCTGGCGTTCTTCCTGCCGTACGTGCTGCCCTCCGCGGTCGTCGCGCTGATCTTCATGTGGATCCTGTCGCCCGGCATCGGGCTGCTCGACACCACGCTGGCCAAGATCGGCATCACCGCCCCGAACTGGCTCGGCAGCGAGACGTGGGCGATGCCGGCGCTGGCGATGACGACGGTGTGGTGGACGATCGGCTTCAACTTCGTGCTGTACCTGGCGGGGCTGCAGGAGATCCCGCGTGACCTCTACGAGGCGGCCGCACTCGACGGCGCCGGCCCCTGGCAGCAGATCCGGCACGTGACGATCCCGCTGCTCGGGCGCACCACGACGCTCGTCGCGGTACTGCAGGTCATCGCCTCGCTGAAGGTGTTCGACCAGATGTACATCATGACCTCGGGCGGGCCGAACTACTCCACCCGCTCGCTCCTGCAGTACGTCTACGACGAGAGCTTCACCAACTACCGCATCGGTTACGCGTCCGCGGTCTCGATGCTGTTCTTCCTCGTCGTGCTGGCGGTGTCGATCGTCTGGTTCCGGCTCGTCCGTTCGCAGCAGAAGGAGACCTGA
- a CDS encoding carbohydrate ABC transporter permease encodes MVTETLAPPARADRTVTVATVDRRVAIFNRICVGVLIAFALLWLVPILWALDTALKPNAETVNTTWWIDNPTLAAFGRVFTDTDMLQWWASTFIASALSAVLTVATASLAAFALSRMRFKYRTLVFWFILAGIMVPSQVLMVPQFREFQSLGLLNTFWAVALPQAPTAIAVFIFKQFFDGLPADLEEAARVDGAGFFRVYWQIVLPLARPAVAAVSIFTFVWAWNSLLWPLLVLTNPDLMTIPVGLATVQGAFGIRYADTMATAVLGAVPLVAVFLLFQRNIVEGIAGTGIKG; translated from the coding sequence ATGGTCACCGAGACGTTGGCGCCGCCCGCGCGGGCCGATCGAACCGTGACGGTCGCGACCGTCGACCGGCGCGTCGCGATCTTCAACCGGATCTGCGTCGGCGTGCTCATCGCGTTCGCGCTTCTCTGGCTCGTGCCGATCCTGTGGGCGCTGGACACCGCGCTCAAGCCCAACGCCGAGACCGTCAACACCACGTGGTGGATCGACAACCCGACGCTCGCCGCGTTCGGCCGCGTCTTCACCGACACCGACATGCTGCAGTGGTGGGCCTCGACGTTCATCGCATCGGCCCTGTCGGCGGTGCTGACCGTGGCCACCGCGAGCCTGGCCGCGTTCGCGCTGTCCCGGATGCGCTTCAAGTACCGCACGCTGGTGTTCTGGTTCATCCTCGCGGGCATCATGGTGCCGTCGCAGGTGCTGATGGTGCCGCAGTTCCGGGAGTTCCAGTCGCTCGGCCTGCTGAACACGTTCTGGGCCGTCGCGCTGCCGCAGGCACCGACCGCGATCGCGGTCTTCATCTTCAAGCAGTTCTTCGACGGCCTGCCGGCCGACTTGGAGGAGGCGGCCCGCGTCGACGGCGCCGGCTTCTTCCGGGTCTACTGGCAGATCGTGTTACCGCTGGCCCGCCCCGCGGTCGCCGCGGTCTCGATCTTCACGTTCGTCTGGGCGTGGAACAGCCTGCTCTGGCCACTGCTGGTACTGACGAACCCCGACCTGATGACGATCCCGGTGGGGTTGGCGACGGTGCAGGGCGCGTTCGGTATCCGCTACGCCGACACGATGGCGACGGCGGTGTTGGGCGCGGTGCCGCTGGTCGCGGTGTTCCTGCTGTTCCAGCGGAACATCGTCGAAGGCATCGCCGGTACCGGAATCAAGGGGTGA
- a CDS encoding alpha-N-arabinofuranosidase: MLQASLTIDPAFTVGDVDPRLYGSFVEHMGRCVYTGIYEPGHPLADESGFRTDVADLTRDLGVPLIRYPGGNFVSGYRWEDGIGPVDERPTRLDLAWRSLETNRVGVDEFLPWARSVGAETMMAVNLGTRGIDAARDLIEYCNLPGGTYLSDLRRKNGSAEPHGIRTWCLGNEMDGPWQIGHKTAYEYGRLASETAKAMRLVDPSIELVACGSSNSSMPTFGSWEATMLGETYDQVDYVSMHAYYEQRGDDRDSFLACAVDMDRFIDAVIATADHVRAVGRRKKRLNISFDEWNVWYLKRFEGEANLAIREAPPLIEDVYSVTDAVVVGTMLNSLLRHADRVKIGCQAQLVNVIAPIMTTPGGAAWKQATYHPFALTSRYGRGTVLRVEPASPRHETKWLGEVPLLDAVAVQNEDGVSLFAVNRSQTSPMTVDVDLRAWPGYRVASHVMIADDDPEAVNTAENPERVVPRPVEVPAVDGGRVALELPALSWSLVRLERA, translated from the coding sequence GTGCTGCAGGCTTCACTGACGATCGATCCGGCGTTCACGGTCGGGGACGTCGATCCGCGGCTTTACGGGTCGTTCGTCGAGCACATGGGGCGGTGCGTGTACACGGGCATCTACGAGCCCGGGCATCCCCTCGCCGACGAATCCGGCTTCCGGACCGACGTGGCCGACCTGACTCGGGACCTGGGCGTACCGCTGATCCGGTATCCCGGCGGCAACTTCGTCTCCGGGTACAGGTGGGAGGACGGGATCGGGCCGGTCGACGAGCGGCCCACCCGGCTCGACCTGGCCTGGCGGTCACTGGAGACCAACCGGGTGGGCGTCGACGAGTTCCTGCCGTGGGCGCGGTCGGTCGGTGCCGAGACCATGATGGCCGTCAACCTCGGTACCCGGGGCATCGACGCCGCCCGCGACCTGATCGAGTACTGCAACCTGCCCGGCGGCACGTACCTGTCGGACCTGCGCCGGAAGAACGGTTCCGCGGAACCCCACGGGATCAGGACCTGGTGCCTGGGCAACGAGATGGACGGGCCCTGGCAGATCGGCCACAAGACCGCGTACGAGTACGGGCGGCTGGCGTCCGAGACCGCGAAGGCGATGCGGCTGGTCGACCCGTCGATCGAGCTGGTGGCCTGTGGCAGTTCGAACTCCTCGATGCCGACGTTCGGATCGTGGGAGGCGACGATGCTCGGCGAGACGTACGACCAGGTCGACTACGTCTCGATGCACGCCTACTACGAGCAGCGCGGCGACGACCGGGACAGCTTCCTGGCGTGCGCGGTCGACATGGACCGCTTCATCGACGCGGTGATCGCCACCGCCGACCACGTGCGTGCGGTGGGGCGCCGCAAGAAGCGGCTGAACATCTCGTTCGACGAGTGGAACGTCTGGTACCTCAAGCGGTTCGAGGGCGAGGCGAACCTGGCGATCCGGGAGGCGCCGCCGCTGATCGAGGACGTGTACTCGGTTACCGACGCGGTCGTGGTGGGCACGATGCTCAACAGCCTGCTGCGCCACGCGGACCGGGTGAAGATCGGCTGCCAGGCGCAGCTGGTCAACGTCATCGCACCGATCATGACGACGCCCGGCGGGGCGGCCTGGAAGCAGGCGACCTACCACCCGTTCGCGCTGACGTCGCGGTACGGGCGAGGCACCGTGCTGCGGGTGGAGCCGGCCTCGCCGCGTCACGAGACGAAGTGGCTGGGCGAGGTGCCGCTGCTGGACGCGGTGGCGGTGCAGAACGAGGACGGCGTCTCGCTCTTCGCGGTGAACCGGTCGCAGACCTCCCCGATGACCGTCGACGTGGACCTGCGGGCCTGGCCGGGCTACCGGGTGGCCTCGCACGTCATGATCGCCGACGACGACCCCGAAGCGGTGAACACCGCGGAGAACCCCGAGCGGGTGGTGCCGCGTCCGGTCGAGGTCCCCGCGGTGGACGGGGGGCGGGTCGCGCTGGAACTGCCCGCGCTCTCCTGGAGCCTGGTCCGCCTCGAACGCGCCTGA
- a CDS encoding AAA domain-containing protein: MIDPAAEAARTTDAILTDLRSGAHRGIVVDSPPGAGKSTLVVRAALELARAGERLMIVAQTNEQVDDLIVRLAAPLFEARPDARIGRLSRGGFVAPPRLAALPNVVVSSALADLNDPLVTIATAAKWAHVRDAVWPWAIVDEAYQMRSDALLVLAARFERALFVGDPGQLDPFSTVENDRWRGLTWDPMQSAISVLLRNNPTVPVHRLPVSWRLPYSAQDVVAKAFYPFTGFRTGTGPGERELGFRTAGHGVEDAVLTTAAKTGWSLVELPRRHTLRTDGEAVEAVATIARRLLERGATARDGSEVTSVGPSRIAVGAAHRDQVAAIRAALNHPEIVVDTANRLQGREYDVTVFLHPLSGRRDATAFHLEAGRLCVLASRHRQACVIVARAGIRDLLDAHPSSAPVHLGDPVKFPDGWAANQTMLAHLEPHTVSW; encoded by the coding sequence ATGATCGACCCCGCGGCCGAAGCCGCCCGGACCACCGACGCGATCCTCACCGACCTGCGCTCGGGGGCGCACCGCGGGATCGTCGTCGACTCACCGCCCGGTGCCGGCAAGTCGACGCTCGTCGTGCGGGCCGCGCTGGAGCTCGCGCGGGCCGGCGAGCGGCTGATGATCGTCGCGCAGACCAACGAGCAGGTCGACGACCTGATCGTGCGCCTCGCGGCGCCGCTGTTCGAGGCGCGGCCGGACGCGCGGATCGGCCGGTTGTCCCGGGGCGGGTTCGTCGCGCCGCCGCGGCTGGCCGCGCTGCCCAACGTCGTCGTGTCCAGTGCCCTCGCGGACCTGAACGATCCGCTCGTGACGATCGCGACCGCGGCCAAGTGGGCGCACGTGCGCGACGCGGTGTGGCCGTGGGCGATCGTCGACGAGGCCTACCAGATGCGCTCGGACGCGCTGCTCGTGCTCGCGGCCCGGTTCGAGCGGGCGCTGTTCGTGGGTGACCCGGGCCAGCTCGACCCGTTCTCCACCGTGGAGAACGACCGGTGGCGCGGCCTGACCTGGGATCCGATGCAGAGCGCGATCTCGGTGCTGCTGCGCAACAACCCGACCGTTCCGGTGCACCGGCTGCCCGTCTCGTGGCGGCTGCCGTACTCGGCGCAGGACGTCGTGGCGAAAGCGTTCTACCCGTTCACCGGGTTCCGTACCGGCACCGGGCCGGGCGAGCGCGAACTGGGCTTCCGCACCGCCGGACACGGCGTCGAGGACGCGGTGCTGACGACGGCGGCCAAGACCGGGTGGAGCCTGGTGGAGCTGCCCCGGCGGCACACGCTGCGCACCGACGGTGAGGCCGTGGAGGCGGTCGCCACGATCGCCCGGCGGCTGCTGGAGCGGGGCGCCACCGCCCGGGACGGCTCCGAGGTGACGTCCGTCGGCCCGTCACGGATCGCGGTCGGCGCCGCCCACCGCGATCAGGTGGCCGCGATCCGGGCCGCGCTCAACCACCCGGAGATCGTCGTCGACACCGCGAACCGCCTGCAGGGCCGCGAGTACGACGTCACGGTCTTCCTGCACCCGCTCTCCGGCCGGCGCGACGCGACCGCGTTCCACCTCGAGGCGGGCCGCCTGTGCGTGCTCGCGTCACGCCACCGGCAGGCGTGCGTCATCGTGGCCCGCGCCGGCATCCGCGACCTGCTCGACGCCCACCCCTCCAGCGCACCGGTGCACCTGGGAGACCCGGTCAAGTTCCCGGACGGCTGGGCCGCCAACCAGACGATGCTCGCTCATCTGGAGCCCCACACCGTCAGCTGGTAG
- the cmk gene encoding (d)CMP kinase yields MFGSQEGQSLNTGFRGVIAVDGPSGSGKSSVCREVARTLGLRYLDTGAMYRAVTWAALDRGLDLTDQPAVAALSRALVLDVATDPASPRIAVDGVDVTAAIRQTRISENVSAIATNLDVRSDLIARQRALIEEKGAGIVAEGRDITTVVAPDADVRLLLTADENARIARRARELHGNDDAASLAATHAQIATRDARDSTVVDFLVAADGVVEIDTSPLTFEQVVAAVLRVVSETAGAPAR; encoded by the coding sequence GTGTTCGGTTCACAGGAAGGCCAGTCGTTGAATACGGGTTTCCGGGGCGTCATCGCCGTCGACGGCCCCTCGGGATCGGGCAAATCGAGTGTCTGCCGGGAGGTGGCCCGCACGCTCGGCCTCCGCTACCTCGACACCGGCGCGATGTACCGGGCCGTCACCTGGGCCGCGCTCGACCGCGGGCTCGACCTCACCGATCAACCGGCGGTCGCCGCGCTCAGCCGGGCCCTGGTGCTCGACGTCGCGACCGACCCGGCGTCGCCCCGGATCGCCGTCGACGGCGTCGACGTCACCGCCGCCATCCGGCAGACGCGGATCTCCGAGAACGTCAGCGCGATCGCGACGAACCTCGACGTCCGGTCCGACCTGATCGCCCGGCAGCGGGCGCTGATCGAGGAGAAGGGCGCGGGGATCGTCGCCGAGGGTCGGGACATCACCACGGTCGTCGCGCCCGACGCCGACGTGCGCCTCCTGCTCACCGCGGACGAGAACGCCCGGATCGCCCGTCGCGCCCGCGAGCTGCACGGCAACGACGACGCGGCGTCGCTCGCCGCCACCCACGCCCAGATCGCGACCCGCGACGCGCGTGACTCCACCGTCGTGGACTTCCTCGTCGCCGCCGACGGTGTCGTCGAGATCGACACTTCCCCTTTGACGTTCGAGCAGGTCGTCGCCGCCGTCCTCCGCGTCGTCTCCGAGACCGCAGGAGCCCCGGCCCGATGA
- the der gene encoding ribosome biogenesis GTPase Der — MSDNWTQLAEEYEISDAELASLDSDEGGDDDVPGALPVLAVVGRPNVGKSTLVNRVLGRREAVVQDVPGVTRDRVAYDALWNGRRFTLVDTGGWEPDAQGRAAAIADQARYAMTVADAVLLVVDARVGITETDAAVARVLQRGGKPVVLAANKVDDTKGEADVAELWRLGLGEPWPVSALHGRGSGDLLDKVLEVLPEAPQEGRFGTGGPRRVALVGRPNVGKSSLLNAVTKENRAVVDAVAGTTVDPVDSLVELGDEVWRFVDTAGLRKKVTFASGAEYYASLRTAAAIEAAEVAVVLLDASEPLSEQDQRVITTVVETGRALVLAFNKWDLLDEDRRELLEREIDRDLQRIRWAPRVNISARTRRAVDKLAPALRTSLEGWEQRIPTGRLNSWLSELVAAHPHPVRGGKQTRILFATQAGSKPPRFVLFTSGPVDVAYTRYIERRLREDYGFAGTPIQITVRIKEKRKRR, encoded by the coding sequence ATGAGCGACAACTGGACTCAGCTCGCTGAGGAATACGAAATCTCCGACGCCGAGCTGGCCTCGCTGGACTCCGACGAGGGCGGTGACGACGACGTACCGGGCGCACTGCCCGTGCTCGCGGTCGTCGGCCGGCCCAACGTCGGCAAGTCCACGTTGGTCAACCGTGTCCTCGGCCGCCGCGAAGCGGTGGTCCAGGACGTTCCCGGCGTCACCCGCGACCGCGTGGCCTACGACGCGCTGTGGAACGGCCGCCGCTTCACGCTCGTCGACACCGGCGGCTGGGAGCCCGACGCCCAGGGCCGTGCCGCGGCGATCGCCGATCAGGCCCGGTACGCGATGACGGTCGCGGACGCGGTCCTGCTCGTCGTCGACGCGCGGGTCGGCATCACCGAGACCGACGCGGCCGTGGCCCGGGTGCTGCAGCGCGGCGGCAAGCCGGTGGTGCTCGCGGCCAACAAGGTCGACGACACCAAGGGCGAGGCCGACGTCGCCGAGCTCTGGCGCCTCGGCCTCGGCGAACCCTGGCCGGTCTCGGCCCTGCACGGCCGCGGCTCCGGTGACCTGCTCGACAAGGTTCTCGAGGTGCTGCCCGAGGCGCCCCAGGAAGGCCGCTTCGGCACCGGTGGCCCGCGCCGGGTCGCGCTCGTCGGCCGGCCGAACGTCGGCAAGTCGAGCCTGCTCAACGCCGTCACCAAGGAGAACCGCGCGGTCGTCGACGCGGTCGCGGGTACCACCGTCGACCCGGTCGACAGCCTGGTCGAGCTGGGCGACGAGGTGTGGCGTTTCGTCGACACCGCGGGCCTGCGCAAGAAGGTCACGTTCGCCAGCGGCGCCGAGTACTACGCCAGCCTGCGAACCGCGGCCGCGATCGAGGCCGCCGAGGTGGCCGTCGTCCTGCTCGACGCCAGCGAGCCGCTGAGCGAGCAGGACCAGCGCGTGATCACGACGGTTGTGGAGACCGGCCGCGCGCTCGTGCTGGCGTTCAACAAGTGGGACCTGCTCGACGAGGACCGCCGCGAGCTGCTCGAGCGCGAGATCGACCGTGACCTGCAGCGGATCCGCTGGGCGCCGCGGGTCAACATCTCCGCGCGCACCCGGCGGGCCGTCGACAAGCTCGCGCCCGCGCTGCGTACCTCGCTGGAAGGCTGGGAGCAGCGCATCCCCACCGGGCGGCTGAACAGCTGGCTCTCCGAGCTGGTCGCGGCCCACCCGCACCCGGTGCGTGGCGGCAAGCAGACCCGCATTCTGTTCGCGACCCAGGCCGGCAGCAAGCCGCCCCGGTTCGTGCTGTTCACCAGCGGCCCCGTCGACGTGGCCTACACGCGGTACATCGAGCGGCGGCTGCGCGAGGACTACGGGTTCGCCGGCACGCCGATCCAGATCACGGTGCGGATCAAAGAAAAGAGAAAACGTCGATGA
- a CDS encoding sulfite oxidase-like oxidoreductase: MSVISPGFTGRRRHDRDLPPGQYLTEDFPVLTYGPTPQVDLEEWNFGIVTETGAIHGWGWEALQALPRETPHVDIHCVTKWSKLDTDWEGVSLDTLFENIETEAEYAKVYSYGGYSTNLPLEDLLDGKAWIAFGFDGQPLEPEHGGPARLLVPHLYFWKSAKWVRGIQLLLEDEPGFWEENGYHNYGDPWREQRYEGD; the protein is encoded by the coding sequence ATGAGCGTGATCTCGCCCGGTTTCACCGGACGGCGTCGGCACGACCGGGACTTACCGCCCGGCCAGTACCTCACCGAGGACTTCCCGGTGCTCACCTACGGCCCCACGCCGCAGGTGGACCTGGAGGAGTGGAACTTCGGCATCGTCACCGAGACCGGCGCGATCCACGGCTGGGGCTGGGAGGCCCTGCAGGCACTCCCGCGCGAGACGCCGCACGTCGACATCCACTGCGTCACCAAGTGGTCGAAGCTCGACACCGACTGGGAGGGCGTGTCGCTGGACACGCTGTTCGAGAACATCGAGACCGAGGCCGAGTACGCGAAGGTCTACTCCTACGGCGGGTACTCGACGAACCTGCCGCTGGAGGACCTGCTCGACGGCAAGGCCTGGATCGCGTTCGGCTTCGACGGCCAGCCGCTCGAACCCGAGCACGGCGGGCCGGCCCGGCTGCTGGTCCCGCACCTCTACTTCTGGAAGAGCGCGAAGTGGGTGCGCGGCATCCAGTTGCTGCTCGAGGACGAGCCCGGGTTCTGGGAGGAGAACGGCTACCACAACTACGGCGACCCCTGGCGCGAGCAGCGCTACGAGGGGGACTGA
- a CDS encoding ferredoxin reductase, which produces MRDETATARTLVLDVPDWPGHLAGQHLDVRLTAPDGYSTERSYSISSASAPGRVEITVQVVDDGEVSPYLARVLSVGDPLELRGPVGGYFVWRPGAESPTAAEPVQLIAGGSGIVPLMAMVRARAQAGSDAPFKVLYSVRSPAEAIYPSELAELGVEVTYAYTRRTPPDWPLPPGRVGAGLLAAHTWTPDDKPRVYVCGPTPFVETVANLLVDAGHDPASIRTERFGPTGR; this is translated from the coding sequence GTGCGCGACGAGACGGCCACCGCCCGCACGCTCGTGCTCGACGTTCCGGACTGGCCGGGGCACCTGGCCGGTCAGCACCTCGACGTGCGACTGACCGCTCCCGACGGGTACTCCACCGAACGGTCGTACTCGATCTCGTCCGCGTCGGCTCCGGGCCGGGTCGAGATCACCGTGCAGGTCGTGGACGACGGTGAGGTGTCGCCGTACCTGGCGCGGGTGCTCTCGGTCGGTGATCCGCTGGAGCTGCGCGGACCGGTCGGCGGGTACTTCGTCTGGCGTCCGGGGGCTGAGTCACCGACGGCGGCCGAGCCGGTGCAGCTGATCGCCGGCGGGTCGGGCATCGTGCCGCTGATGGCGATGGTCAGGGCCCGGGCCCAGGCGGGGTCGGATGCGCCGTTCAAGGTGCTCTACTCCGTGCGGAGCCCGGCCGAAGCGATCTACCCGTCCGAGCTGGCCGAACTCGGCGTCGAGGTCACCTACGCCTATACCCGGCGCACCCCGCCGGACTGGCCGCTGCCGCCGGGCCGGGTCGGTGCCGGGCTGCTCGCCGCCCACACCTGGACCCCCGACGACAAGCCGCGGGTCTACGTGTGCGGGCCGACGCCGTTCGTCGAGACCGTCGCCAACCTGCTCGTCGACGCGGGGCACGATCCGGCGTCGATCCGTACCGAGCGCTTCGGTCCTACCGGAAGGTAA